The following coding sequences lie in one Rickettsiella endosymbiont of Rhagonycha lignosa genomic window:
- a CDS encoding glycoside hydrolase family 25 protein has protein sequence MMIEQQDLYERGIDVSKWQGTIDWEKVAADGIQHVFIKMSEGGTYTDIKFLDNWHAANNAGLKVNVYHYFRALNSTPKEQFANIKRNLSLVGFDPFINLLAIDVEKRGNEKASKDEIADHLQDLLGMIKQDILCHVNPIIYCSPAYWDSALNWEKYDFSMNPLWIANWNVDKPRIPQTWQQSGSTWSWWQYSSKGTVNGISGFVDLDWVNNKLTS, from the coding sequence ATGATGATAGAACAACAAGATTTATATGAAAGAGGCATCGATGTGTCCAAATGGCAAGGAACTATCGATTGGGAGAAGGTTGCCGCTGACGGGATTCAGCATGTCTTTATCAAAATGTCAGAAGGAGGAACCTATACAGACATTAAATTTCTTGATAATTGGCATGCTGCTAACAATGCGGGCCTAAAAGTTAACGTTTATCATTATTTCAGGGCATTAAATAGTACTCCGAAAGAGCAATTTGCCAATATTAAAAGAAATCTTAGCTTAGTAGGCTTTGATCCTTTTATCAATTTGTTAGCAATTGATGTAGAGAAAAGAGGCAATGAAAAGGCTAGTAAAGATGAAATAGCTGATCATCTTCAAGATCTTCTTGGAATGATTAAACAAGATATTTTGTGTCATGTTAATCCAATTATTTATTGCTCACCTGCTTATTGGGATAGTGCATTAAATTGGGAGAAATACGACTTTAGTATGAATCCACTTTGGATTGCTAATTGGAATGTAGATAAGCCTCGTATACCTCAAACCTGGCAACAATCTGGAAGTACCTGGTCATGGTGGCAATATAGCTCAAAAGGAACGGTTAACGGAATCAGTGGCTTTGTTGATTTAGATTGGGTCAATAACAAATTAACAAGCTAA
- a CDS encoding DUF6475 domain-containing protein — MEANEKQAFFASLAVIAETVNRKISSILMKAYWECLKDYSFVEVQHALGEVLKNPDIKKHPYFPLPTDIVAIIDGDINTKSLLAWIEVTKAIREIGHYDSVIFSDELIHAVIQDMGGWISLCQHNEKELPFIQRDFERRYQIYCRKRPIALPKQLSGRIAHQNAVHGHEKYIPVAVEFSEIRKNKSFVIGDKNEMH, encoded by the coding sequence GTGGAAGCTAATGAAAAACAAGCATTTTTTGCAAGTCTTGCTGTGATTGCCGAAACGGTTAATCGAAAAATATCCTCGATATTAATGAAAGCTTACTGGGAATGTTTAAAAGATTACTCCTTCGTGGAGGTTCAACATGCTTTGGGTGAAGTATTGAAAAATCCAGACATTAAAAAACATCCTTATTTCCCTCTACCTACAGATATTGTTGCCATCATCGATGGAGATATTAATACAAAAAGTTTGTTAGCCTGGATTGAAGTAACAAAAGCTATTCGTGAAATTGGTCATTACGACAGTGTAATTTTTTCAGATGAATTAATTCATGCAGTCATTCAAGATATGGGCGGTTGGATTTCTTTGTGTCAACACAACGAAAAAGAACTACCTTTCATACAACGCGATTTTGAACGTCGGTATCAAATCTATTGCCGAAAACGGCCAATAGCATTACCTAAACAGTTATCGGGCCGTATTGCGCATCAAAACGCAGTTCATGGACATGAAAAATATATTCCTGTTGCTGTCGAGTTTTCAGAAATCAGAAAAAATAAATCATTTGTTATTGGAGATAAAAATGAAATGCATTAA
- a CDS encoding helix-turn-helix domain-containing protein — translation MKTFNLEEAAEFLKMSSGGLRRLAANKKITAAKPGRSWCFLEEDLVNYLRSLYDSSCNQVSQGVSNNRREKIWHSTRETKFGGLTLPTTVREYKNRLGLPIK, via the coding sequence ATGAAAACTTTCAATTTGGAAGAAGCCGCTGAGTTTTTGAAGATGAGTTCGGGAGGTCTTAGAAGATTGGCAGCTAACAAAAAAATAACTGCAGCAAAACCTGGAAGAAGCTGGTGCTTTCTTGAAGAAGACCTTGTTAATTATCTCAGATCACTTTACGATTCTTCCTGCAACCAAGTATCGCAGGGTGTCTCTAACAATAGGAGAGAAAAAATATGGCACTCTACGCGAGAAACAAAGTTTGGTGGATTGACCTTACCCACAACGGTAAGAGAATACAAAAATCGACTGGGACTACCCATAAAATAG
- a CDS encoding site-specific integrase gives MALYARNKVWWIDLTHNGKRIQKSTGTTHKIAAQELHDQLKADLWRQNKLNEKPERLWPEAVVKWLDEVKEKRKRSMENAKIQLKWLDPHLGDKKLSEIDRSLLQEIAAIKEKDNVAPATVNRILEIVRVILNKAAGEWEWIEKAPKVPMRYEGEGRERWLTKEEADRLLSDLPLHLADIAAFSLATGLRKANVLGLRWKNVDLVNRHAQISASQSKTKKAIPVPLNTQAVTIIRKQIGKHLEYVFTYKGKPIKRCNTLAWRKALKRVGIEDFHWHDLRHTWASWHVQNGTSLQELQQLGGWSSFDMVLRYAHLSSNHLKKAAERIYVTNSLHLDCVG, from the coding sequence ATGGCACTCTACGCGAGAAACAAAGTTTGGTGGATTGACCTTACCCACAACGGTAAGAGAATACAAAAATCGACTGGGACTACCCATAAAATAGCGGCGCAAGAACTACATGATCAACTAAAAGCTGATCTCTGGCGCCAAAATAAGTTAAACGAAAAACCAGAGCGTTTATGGCCCGAAGCTGTAGTAAAGTGGTTAGATGAAGTAAAAGAAAAACGTAAACGAAGTATGGAAAATGCCAAAATACAACTGAAATGGCTAGATCCTCATCTCGGAGATAAAAAGCTTAGTGAGATTGATCGTAGTTTACTTCAAGAAATAGCTGCTATAAAAGAAAAGGATAACGTAGCACCTGCTACTGTCAACCGAATATTGGAAATAGTCAGAGTTATACTCAATAAGGCAGCTGGAGAATGGGAGTGGATAGAAAAAGCTCCTAAAGTTCCAATGCGCTATGAAGGAGAAGGACGTGAGCGTTGGTTGACCAAGGAGGAAGCGGATCGACTTCTGTCAGATTTGCCTCTTCACTTAGCTGATATAGCAGCCTTTTCATTGGCAACAGGATTACGTAAAGCAAACGTTTTAGGTCTCCGATGGAAAAATGTTGATTTAGTAAATCGACATGCACAAATTTCTGCGAGTCAATCTAAGACAAAAAAGGCAATTCCTGTTCCTTTGAACACACAAGCAGTTACTATTATTCGCAAGCAGATAGGTAAACATCTTGAATATGTTTTTACTTATAAAGGGAAACCGATTAAAAGATGCAATACACTTGCTTGGCGTAAAGCATTGAAACGAGTAGGGATTGAAGATTTTCATTGGCATGATTTACGTCACACCTGGGCTTCATGGCATGTGCAAAATGGAACATCATTGCAGGAGTTGCAGCAATTAGGAGGTTGGTCTTCTTTTGACATGGTATTGCGTTATGCACACTTGAGTAGTAACCATTTAAAAAAGGCGGCAGAGCGAATTTACGTTACAAATTCGCTACATTTGGATTGTGTAGGGTGA
- a CDS encoding PhzF family phenazine biosynthesis protein, which produces MDVNTINVFSINNQGGNPCVIVDNANNLSVEKMQIMATHLNFPETVYIIRNKNRYIIRFFATKGELPLCCHGTLGAAFYLFKSNSPKPINIQSYHDRHKINVRYANNLISMSIPNHGKILTTNIDFSLLSKLLDIDQVYLDTNLPCGIASIGSPKLLIPIIDREILFSMLPKLDLIIQWCKNHCVNGMYAYSKDTENTNSSYVGRSFNPLFSHQEDIATGVAAAALSLLISQSKRELESNYIIEQGSNLQKASKIYISIKKKNIEIKGEAYFSN; this is translated from the coding sequence ATGGACGTTAATACTATTAATGTATTCTCAATAAATAATCAGGGCGGAAACCCCTGTGTCATAGTAGATAATGCCAATAATCTCAGTGTCGAAAAAATGCAGATCATGGCAACACATTTAAATTTTCCTGAAACTGTCTACATCATTCGGAATAAAAATCGATATATTATTCGTTTTTTCGCTACAAAAGGTGAACTTCCTCTGTGCTGTCATGGCACTCTTGGAGCAGCATTTTATTTATTTAAGTCAAATAGCCCGAAACCAATTAATATACAATCTTACCATGATCGCCATAAGATTAACGTTAGATATGCTAATAATCTAATATCAATGTCGATACCCAATCATGGAAAAATATTAACTACAAATATAGATTTTTCACTCCTAAGTAAACTTTTGGATATAGACCAAGTTTATCTAGATACAAATTTACCTTGCGGGATCGCATCAATAGGAAGCCCAAAATTATTAATACCTATTATTGATAGAGAAATTTTATTTAGCATGCTACCCAAACTCGATCTAATTATTCAATGGTGCAAAAATCATTGTGTCAATGGGATGTATGCATACTCAAAAGATACCGAAAACACAAACTCTAGCTATGTTGGTCGTAGCTTTAACCCATTATTTAGCCATCAAGAAGATATTGCTACGGGGGTTGCAGCTGCAGCCTTGAGCCTATTGATAAGTCAAAGCAAAAGAGAATTAGAATCTAATTATATTATAGAACAAGGATCTAATTTACAGAAAGCAAGTAAAATTTATATTTCCATAAAGAAAAAAAACATCGAAATTAAGGGTGAAGCCTACTTCTCGAACTAG